A genomic stretch from Diachasmimorpha longicaudata isolate KC_UGA_2023 chromosome 2, iyDiaLong2, whole genome shotgun sequence includes:
- the LOC135171414 gene encoding juvenile hormone esterase-like: MERIIPLIVIITTLFILETRGEQRFTEIVLTDKGYVRGVLLKTVQNSVEYSAFKGIPYGKPPLGYLRFKAPIEADSWDTTVDATSDPERCPQFTSGTGHSTGNEDCLYLNVYTPKTKFNSTDGELSAVMVWIHGGGFYEGSINSSVFGPDFLIEDNVVIVAMNYRLGALGFLSLNHPNASGNAGLKDQVLALKWVQKNIQNFGGDPAKVTIFGHSAGGAAVELHKVSDQSAGLFRGSIAMSGSPLNPWGFATSSNALSKAIALGKELNLTTTNVEDLLRDLYDVPAEDLVMATFRSITGIDMGFIPTVENRDFSSEHAFITECPIHRYKSNNYVDLPHMLGMVSSETIYLAPSIISKVIDFHRSATGNSSIFDVVSPDIIAQSIAISSDLWFIAGIDRTQQYLSQGKAPVYYYRNSFDYDAALHKIEGFPINGTAHSDDLAHLFWMSEKNQSLDPTSDIAVQRRRLVRLWTNFAKFGNPTPNVTEEEVMNIQWAESGVEGRHLEISNEGLKMGPRPVDIFVKILGAFLGPVEETLNGCLAK, translated from the exons ATGGAACGGATTATTCCACTGATCGTCATAATTACAACATTGTTCATACTAGAAACACGTGGGGAGCAGAGATTTACAGAAATTGTTCTCACGGACAAGGGATATGTGCGCGGTGTGTTGCTAAAAACGGTTCAAAATTCGGTGGAATATTCGGCGTTCAAAGGGATTCCCTACGGCAAACCACCACTTGGATATTTAAGATTTAAG GCTCCGATTGAAGCAGATAGTTGGGATACCACTGTGGATGCTACATCTGACCCGGAACGTTGTCCTCAATTTACCTCGGGAACTGGACATTCAACCGGTAATGAAGACTGTCTCTATCTCAATGTCTACACGCCAAAG acaaaattcaattccacCGATGGAGAATTATCAGCGGTAATGGTATGGATACACGGTGGTGGCTTTTACGAGGGATCTATTAACAGTTCTGTTTTTGgtcctgattttttaattgaagataacgTTGTTATAGTTGCCATGAATTATCGTCTCGGTGCACTAG GATTTCTGTCTCTCAACCATCCAAATGCCAGTGGCAATGCTGGACTGAAGGATCAAGTGTTGGCCCTGAAGTGGGTGCagaaaaatatacaaaatttTGGTGGTGATCCAGCGAAAGTTACAATATTTGGACACAGTGCTGGTGGGGCAGCTGTTGAGCTTCACAAAGTATCGGATCAATCAGCAG GACTGTTCAGGGGGTCCATCGCCATGAGTGGTTCGCCATTAAATCCTTGGGGCTTTGCAACATCGAGCAATGCCCTTTCTAAAGCGATTGCTCTGGGTAAAGAATTAAATTTAACGACAACGAATGTGGAGGATCTCCTACGAGATTTGTATGATGTACCTGCTGAAGACTTGGTGATGGCGACGTTTCGATCGATTACCGGG ATCGACATGGGTTTTATACCGACAGTGGAAAATAGGGACTTTAGTAGTGAACATGCTTTCATCACTGAATGCCCAATTCACAGGtataaatcaaataattatgtGGATTTACCGCATATGCTGGGCATGGTCAGTTCGGAAACAATCTATCTTGCTCCAT CTATTATAAGCAAAGTCATTGATTTCCACCGATCGGCAACTGGAAACTCATCAATTTTTGATGTTGTCAGCCCGGATATCATTGCTCAAAGTATTGCC ATTAGTAGTGATCTGTGGTTTATCGCTGGCATTGATCGCACCCAGCAGTATTTGAGTCAAGGAAAAGCGCCGGTTTATTATTATCGGAATTCTTTTGACTATGATGCGGCATTGCACAAAATTGAGGGATTCCCAATAAATG GAACAGCCCATTCAGACGATCTCGCTCATCTATTTTGgatgtcagaaaaaaatcaatcactcGATCCTACTAGTGATATTGCTGTTCAACGACGGAGATTAGTCAGGTTGTGGACGAATTTCGCTAAATTCGG CAATCCAACACCCAATGTCACTGAGGAGGAAgttatgaatattcaatggGCGGAGTCAGGAGTGGAAGGACGTCATCTAGAAATTAGTAACGAGGGTCTAAAGATGGGACCCCGCCCGGTTGACATTTTTGTGAAGATTCTGGGAGCATTTTTGGGGCCAGTTGAAGAAACCCTGAATGGCTGTTTAGCCAAATGA